In Corynebacterium faecale, the DNA window ATAAACCCCTCGAAATCTTTCCCGGCAAACCCCTTATCCGCCACGATCACCTGACCCGAATGAAGAAGATGCTGGTCATGGTCCAGTAACACCATAGCGACTTCTCGTTCCCCGATTTTAGGGTTCGCCAGTCCCCAGATCACCGGCATCCCATCCGGGGTGCACACCAGGTAGAGACGAAACCCCCAGAAATATCTCGAATGCGACGCACAATACCCATAGTTGGCATACCCGGCCAGGTCTGATCGTTTCACAGTTTCCTTCGACATCGCACACGGAACTGGGGTGGAATCTAACAATCGGCACAGGTCGTACCAGGAGTCAGTATCTCGTGCCAGAGCAGTGATCACCAGCGAAATCAGTGAGCTAGCCGCACGGACGCGTTTGTTGTACCCGGATTGTTGGGGGATATCGGGAAACATCTCGGCCAGGTGCTGGTGGGCGTAGCGCACCCAGCGTGTTTCCGACGAGGTGCCGTGCAGGAGGTGTTGGGCGATGACCAGGCAGAGTAGTTCGGCATCGTCCAGGGCGGGTTTTCTACCTGGGCGGTGAGTGCGATCGATGCCTATAGAAGGCAGGACATCGTCTACCAGGGTGACGTAGAGTGTGGTCAGGAGAGTGTTTAGGTTATTGTTCACACCTTCAACTTAAACACTCTCCCCTTATCTTTGTATAGACTTTTTCTGTCGAGGAGCCCTATTAGGACTTACTCATCTAGGGGCCTTATCTCCTAAGTACTATACGGTTTTGACGGGTGTGTAAATTGGCTATTCAGGGTGTTGTTGTGCGAGTGTGCGGTAGAGGGTGGCATGGCTGGTGCCGAGGTCTTGAGCGATAGCGGCCTTGGGTTCTCCTGCTTTTACCTGCTAGTGAGTTTGAGCGACTTGTGTGGGGCTGAGGGCTTTCTTTCTTCCCTTGTACTTGTCTGCTTTTTTCGCCAGGGTAATACCTTAAGCAGAATCTGGGGCATTCAGGGTCGTTTGGTTATGCCTTTCCAGAGTTTTAGACTGGGGTGAGCGGCAATCACATCAGCACCAACTGGCCCAATTCCCATCATTCCAAAATCTTTTTGCAGCTCAAGTTTACTTCTCCTGGTGGGATTTTCGACGGGCTTTGTGAACGCTAGGTTGCCTTTCACTATCAATTTTGTAACTAAAATTAATATTTGTTACATAATCTGATTTCATAATCGATACTTCTGAC includes these proteins:
- a CDS encoding IS982 family transposase, with protein sequence MNNNLNTLLTTLYVTLVDDVLPSIGIDRTHRPGRKPALDDAELLCLVIAQHLLHGTSSETRWVRYAHQHLAEMFPDIPQQSGYNKRVRAASSLISLVITALARDTDSWYDLCRLLDSTPVPCAMSKETVKRSDLAGYANYGYCASHSRYFWGFRLYLVCTPDGMPVIWGLANPKIGEREVAMVLLDHDQHLLHSGQVIVADKGFAGKDFEGFISHELGVRLVRPDRKNEVPRYGDLGGIRQWVESVFDTLKDQLGLKYHRARSPGGVYAKVAGKLLALASVIWHNWLIGASDKRSLTAYDH